A portion of the Falco naumanni isolate bFalNau1 chromosome 9, bFalNau1.pat, whole genome shotgun sequence genome contains these proteins:
- the ECHS1 gene encoding enoyl-CoA hydratase, mitochondrial codes for MAGSLRALLGPAATAAAAARRRALVPSPPRPFLGARACSAGALFQYLAVQKTGARQSVGLIRLNRPQALNALCEGLMEELRRALDTLENDPQVGAIVITGSEKAFAAGADIKEMQNKTFQQCYSGGFLAGWDKVSTVRKPIIAAVNGYALGGGCELAMMCDIIYAGEKAQFGQPEILLGTIPGAGGTQRLTRAVGKSLAMEMVLTGDRISAAEAKEAGLVSKVFPVDKLLDAAIACAEKIANNSKLVAAMAKESVNAAFETTLAEGTRTEKRLFYATFATDDRKEGMTAFVEKRKANFTDS; via the exons ATGGCCGGCTCGCTGCGCGCGCTcctcggccccgccgccaccgccgccgccgccgcgcgccgCCGCGCGCTGGTCCCGTCGCCGCCCCGCCCCTTCCTCGGGGCGCGGGCCTGCAGCGCCG gGGCCCTGTTCCAGTACCTGGCGGTGCAGAAGACGGGAGCACGGCAGAGCGTGGGCCTGATCCGGCTGAACCGGCCGCAGGCGCTGAATGCCCTCTGCGAGGGGCTGATGGAGGAGCTGCGGCGGGCACTGGACACGCTGGAGAACGACCCACAGGTGGGGGCCATTGTCATCACCGGCAGCGAGAAAGCCTTCGCAG CTGGCGCAGACATCAAGGAGATGCAGAATAAAACCTTCCAGCAGTGCTACAGCGGTGGCTTCCTCGCTGGCTGGGACAAGGTCTCCACTGTCCGCAAGCCCATCATCGCCGCCGTCAATGGCTATGCT CTGGGTGGCGGGTGCGAGCTGGCCATGATGTGCGACATCATCTATGCTGGGGAGAAGGCGCAGTTCGGGCAACCCGAAATCCTTCTGGGCACCATCCCAG gtgctggagggaCTCAGAGGCTGACCAGGGCAGTGGGGAAGTCGCTGGCAATGGAGATGGTTCTCACTGGGGACCGGatttcagcagcagaggcaaAAGAGGCAG GTCTGGTCAGCAAAGTCTTCCCTGTGGATAAGCTGCTGGACGCGGCCATCGCCTGCGCCGAGAAGATCGCCAACAACTCCAAGCTGGTGGCTGCCATGGCAAAAGAGTCGGTCAATGCTG CCTTTGAGACCACGCTGGCCGAGGGGACCAGGACAGAGAAGAGGCTTTTTTACGCCACCTTTGCCACC GACGACCGCAAGGAGGGGATGACAGCATTTGTGGAGAAGCGCAAGGCAAACTTCACtgacagctga
- the SPRN gene encoding shadow of prion protein: protein MRRGAAACWAVMLLAAAFCDTAAGKGGRGGARGAARGGARGAARGRVRAAPPRYGSAGAALRVAGAAAAGAAAGVAAGAALRRARLAGELESGAGVEYRDGNWTGAAGAWTSAAPARDPPGWAVPWLCPLAAVLRR from the coding sequence atgcggcgcggcgcggcggcttGCTGGGCGGTGATGCTGCTGGCCGCCGCCTTCTGCGACACGGCGGCCGGCAAGGGCGGGCGCGGCGGAGCCCGGGGGGCCGCacgcggcggggcccggggggccGCCCGCGGCCGGGTGAGGGCGGCGCCGCCCCGCTACGGCTCGGCCGGGGCGGCCCTGCGGgtggcgggggcggcggcggccggagCGGCGGCCGGCgtggcggcgggggcggccctgCGCCGGGCCCGGCTGGCCGGCGAGCTGGAGTCAGGCGCCGGCGTCGAGTACCGCGACGGCAACTGGACGGGCGCCGCCGGCGCGTGGACctccgccgccccggcccgggaCCCGCCGGGCTGGGCCgtgccctggctctgccccctGGCCGCCGTCCTCCGCCGCTGA
- the LOC121093503 gene encoding translation initiation factor IF-2-like, whose product MCACTRTQRALLRLQPLPALPGPPPCPARGPRGDPFLGEGFGPGVPLRPPPRCSLTSESKYGSSAVTSWNRPCSHTGQGPAAPCDAPAHGWGPGWVVLAGPFQRPPATSCRCTPRPRARLCQRASFCAAAGPGASSEGASGGPALLPACPGARPGLARGRSLRRQTGTAEPGRGDACPRVRGGREHPGARGRACSGARGRGARAPVPGGVTRRPAAPRGAGPTQCRVPAPPRAARDGRSRRWPQPPAGKVRGERRAAAGAATERSTAMRLCSITILLGAALLLPASGGTQALSDTGQKDLAMEQDLAKEIIPGIQAVELLEEGEISEEVEPRIKVISRSVWARRGQAAPEEDRDHLYHPQDNAMEADVRVPPWMLSLEVQSGPEEDRDYIHHS is encoded by the exons ATGTGTGCCTGCACCCGCACGCAGCGGGCACTGCTGCGCcttcagcccctgcctgccttgccgGGACCACCTCCCTGTCCCGCCCGGGGGCCTCGGGGAGACCCATTCCTTGGAGAGGGCTTCGGCCCAGGCGTGCCGCTGCGGCCGCCACCCCGTTGCAGTTTGACTTCAGAGAGCAAATACGGCTCTTCAGCTGTGACGAGTTGGAACAGACCGTGCTCCCATACGGGCCAGGGCCCGGCTGCGCCCTGCGACGCCCCTGCCCACGGCTgggggccaggctgggtggTCCTGGCAGGCCCCTTCCAAcgccccccggccacgtcctgccGCTGCACGCCCCGCCCGCGGGCCCGGCTGTGCCAACGCGCCTCGTTCTGTGCCGCAGCCGGACCCGGCGCCAGCTCCGAGGGGGCTTCTGGCGGCCCCGCTCTGCTCCCCGCCTGCCCCGGCGCGCGGCCAGGGCTGGCACGAGGCCGCTCGCTCCGTCGCCAAACCGGGACGGCCGAGCCGGGGCGCGGGGACGCCTGTCCCCGGGTGCGCGGGGGGCGCGAACACCCGGGTGCGCGGGGACGCGCGTGCTCCGGTGCACGGGGCAGGGGGGCGCGTGCCCCAGTGCCCGGCGGCGTCacccgccgccccgctgccccgcgcGGCGCCGGCCCCACCCAGTGCCGCGTGCCGGCCCCACCCCGTGCCGCGCGGGACGGGCGGAGCCGGCGGTGGCCGCAGCCGCCCGCGGGCAAAGTGCGGGGCGAGCGCCGGGCGGCCGCAGGGGCAGCTACGGAGCG CTCTACAGCCATGCGGCTCTGCAGCATCACCATCCTGCTGGGCGCTgcccttctcctgcctgcaTCTGGGGGCACCCAG GCTCTGAGTGACACAGGGCAGAAGGACCTCGCCATGGAGCAGGATTTGGCCAAGGAAAT CATTCCAGGCATACAagctgtggagctgctggaggagggtgAGATCTCTGAAGAGGTGGAACCACGTATAAAGGTCATCTCCAGAAGTGTCTGGGCTCGACGGGGTCAGGCGGCACCTGAGGAGGACCGTGACCACCTCTACCACCCTCAGGACAATGCCATGGAGGCCGATGTCCGCGTGCCACCCTGGATGCTGTCCCTGGAGGTGCAGAGTGGCCCAGAGGAGGACCGTGACTATATCCACCACAGCTAA